The uncultured Methanolobus sp. sequence GTGCAATGAGTTTCAAAACGTAATAAGAGGCAAATAATGGCAAAGATCAATGCATTTGATATTCCCAGGGATGACCTGAACGATAAATTGGGAGGAGGTTTTCCTGCCGGTTCACTTGTAGTAATAGAAGGCGGCAGTGGAGGAGGAAAAAGTACTATTTCCCAGCGTCTTTCATTCGGGTTGAATGAAAACGATGTCAGTGTTACACTTGTCTCCACACAAATGACAACAAAGGGCTTTATCAACCAGATGTATTCAATGGACTATCCCATTGCCCCGTTCCTTTTGAATGGTCTGCTTTTGTACATACCCGTTATTCCATTGGTACAGGCTGCAAAATCACGTTTTGATTTTATTGAAAGATTAATGGCTGCAGAAGAACTTTTTGAAAAAGATGTTATTATCATTGATACATTGTCCTCGCTTATCAAATATAGTGCAAATACCGAGAAAACTCTTGATTTGATATCGTTCTTCAAGAAACTGAATGGTATGGGTAAGGTTATCATCCTCACAATCGAG is a genomic window containing:
- a CDS encoding ATPase domain-containing protein yields the protein MAKINAFDIPRDDLNDKLGGGFPAGSLVVIEGGSGGGKSTISQRLSFGLNENDVSVTLVSTQMTTKGFINQMYSMDYPIAPFLLNGLLLYIPVIPLVQAAKSRFDFIERLMAAEELFEKDVIIIDTLSSLIKYSANTEKTLDLISFFKKLNGMGKVIILTIEPNQLTEDLAAMFRSSCDVYITLKSKPLGSEVKRTIVVNKFTGAKGPVGQMIGFRIEPKVGLVVEIASVS